From the Lathyrus oleraceus cultivar Zhongwan6 chromosome 4, CAAS_Psat_ZW6_1.0, whole genome shotgun sequence genome, one window contains:
- the LOC127137469 gene encoding U11/U12 small nuclear ribonucleoprotein 31 kDa protein — MNKKILNGRTLTASIAADNGRVPQFIRKRVYNTETALCYECGGHGHLSYECPKNQLGPRPRPQPKKPRRGFSGLRDKDREEEGDEEEEEGGQIAAEQFDDNWASVVDDEAGERLLGRNRNDDEGLDNNKTKKKGKKAGYFSDESDHDDDD; from the coding sequence ATGAATAAGAAGATTCTCAATGGAAGGACTCTAACTGCTTCTATTGCTGCTGATAATGGACGTGTTCCGCAGTTTATTCGGAAGCGCGTGTACAATACTGAGACTGCTTTGTGTTATGAGTGTGGGGGGCATGGTCATTTGTCGTATGAGTGTCCTAAGAATCAGTTGGGGCCGAGGCCGCGGCCTCAGCCTAAGAAGCCGCGACGGGGATTTAGTGGGCTGAGAGATAAGGATAGGGAGGAGGAAGGTgatgaggaggaggaggagggtGGTCAGATTGCTGCGGAGCAGTTTGACGATAATTGGGCTTCTGTTGTGGATGATGAAGCGGGTGAAAGGTTGTTGGGGAGAAACAGAAATGATGATGAGGGTTTGGACAACAACAAGACgaagaagaaagggaagaaaGCTGGGTATTTCAGTGATGAGAgtgatcatgatgatgatgattga